In a single window of the Nilaparvata lugens isolate BPH chromosome 1, ASM1435652v1, whole genome shotgun sequence genome:
- the LOC111050040 gene encoding pupal cuticle protein, whose product LQLNSASASVLLLLLPLASCQWGPAPPSHHYSHTAPPAPAHPSTSVPQDTPEVAAAKAAHFAAVAKAAAAASGQVTYAPASAYGPAPAPAPVHEHAPPAPPPVNGVPQDTPEVAAAKAAHFAALARVSKTSPAPTPGPYGPTSYPQGPAPGRQYPPAPPPVNGVPQDTPEVAAAKAAHFAAVAKTGGPSPPAPPPQSYYNPPAPSPSYYNPPAPTPAPYYPPAPSAPSYYNPPAPTPAPYYPPAPQYTPAPAPPAGVPQDTPEVAAAKAAHFAALARVKAAPQPPSHNHWN is encoded by the exons TTACAGCTGAACAGTGCATCAGCGTCAGTATTGCTGCTTTTGCTGCCCCTTGCCAGCTGCCAATGGGGACCTGCacccccctcccaccactacaGCCACACGGCACCACCCGCCCCCGCGCACCCATCCACATCGGTGCCCCAGGACACCCCCGAGGTAGCAGCCGCCAAGGCTGCCCACTTTGCCGCTGTTGCTAAG GCCGCAGCCGCCGCTTCCGGCCAAGTAACGTACGCCCCAGCCTCAGCATATGGTCCAGCTCCAGCCCCCGCTCCAGTGCACGAGCATGCCCCTCCAGCGCCACCCCCAGTCAACGGAGTGCCCCAAGACACCCCTGAAGTTGCCGCCGCCAAGGCTGCCCACTTTGCCGCCCTCGCCAGGGTGTCCAAGACATCGCCGGCCCCCACACCAGGACCATACGGACCCACATCCTACCCACAGGGCCCTGCTCCAGGAAGGCAGTACCCTCCCGCACCGCCTCCAGTGAACGGAGTGCCCCAGGACACCCCTGAGGTCGCTGCCGCCAAGGCTGCACACTTTGCTGCCGTCGCCAAGACCGGAGGACCATCCCCCCCTGCACCTCCCCCACAATCTTACTACAACCCCCCGGCACCTTCCCCATCTTACTATAACCCCCCTGCACCAACTCCAGCCCCCTACTACCCCCCAGCACCTTCTGCACCATCTTACTACAACCCCCCGGCACCCACTCCAGCCCCTTACTATCCCCCAGCGCCCCAATACACCCCGGCTCCTGCCCCCCCAGCCGGAGTGCCCCAGGACACCCCCGAGGTGGCCGCCGCCAAGGCTGCTCACTTCGCCGCCCTCGCCAGAGTCAAGGCCGCCCCTCAGCCTCCCAGCCATAACCACTGGAACTAA